Proteins found in one Takifugu rubripes chromosome 15, fTakRub1.2, whole genome shotgun sequence genomic segment:
- the pou4f3 gene encoding POU domain, class 4, transcription factor 3 translates to MTTMNGKQHFSAHPPLHEPKYPGLHSGADGMRRVSLVAPQLHGNIFGGFDESLLARAGALATADSIVSHGKSHPFKADVTYHTMSSVPCTSASSSSSTTLPISHVPSAIASHHHHHHLDQTLETGDLLDHLSNSLAVNGMGASEPTGMAAPAHHQHAHHHHLQTMGQLHQAMASMAHPHSLSVHGGMTCVNDVESDPRELEAFAERFKQRRIKLGVTQADVGSALANLKIPGVGSLSQSTICRFESLTLSHNNMIALKPVLQAWLGEAEAAYREKSTKPDLFSGSERKRKRTSIAAPEKRSLEAYFAIQPRPSSEKIAAIAEKLDLKKNVVRVWFCNQRQKQKRMKYSAAH, encoded by the exons ATGACGACCATGAACGGCAAGCAGCATTTCTCCGCACACCCACCTCTCCACGAGCCCAAGTATCCCGGCCTGCACTCGGGCGCGGACGGGATGCGCAGAGTCAGTCTGGTCGCCCCGCAG CTGCATGGCAATATATTCGGAGGCTTTGATGAGAGCCTGCTGGCGCGGGCAGGGGCTCTGGCAACTGCTGACAGCATTGTCTCTCACGGCAAGAGTCACCCGTTCAAAGCAGACGTGACTTACCATACCATGAGCAGTGTCCCATGCACctcagcctcctcttcttcctccaccaccTTGCCCATCTCCCACGTCCCCTCCGCCATCGcttcacaccatcaccaccaccacttaGACCAGACCCTGGAGACCGGGGACCTCCTGGATCACCTTTCTAACAGCCTGGCCGTCAACGGGATGGGCGCATCGGAGCCTACGGGGATGGCCGCGCCGGCGCACCATCAGCAcgctcaccaccaccacctgcagaCCATGGGGCAGCTGCACCAGGCGATGGCCTCCATGGCCCACCCTCATTCTCTGTCGGTACACGGCGGCATGACGTGCGTTAACGACGTGGAGTCGGATCCGAGGGAGCTGGAAGCTTTCGCTGAGCGCTTCAAGCAGAGGCGGATCAAGCTCGGTGTGACACAGGCGGACGTCGGCTCGGCTCTGGCCAACCTCAAGATCCCTGGCGTGGGCTCGCTGAGCCAGAGCACCATCTGCAGGTTCGAGTCGCTCACTTTGTCCCACAACAACATGATCGCGCTCAAGCCGGTGCTCCAAGCCTGGCTGGGGGAGGCGGAGGCTGCGTACCGGGAGAAAAGCACCAAGCCGGACCTTTTCAGCGGGAGCGAGAGGAAAAGGAAGCGGACCTCCATTGCCGCACCGGAGAAGCGCTCTCTGGAGGCGTACTTCGCCATCCAGCCTCGACCCTCGTCGGAAAAAATCGCGGCCATCGCCGAGAAACTGGATCTGAAAAAGAACGTGGTCCGAGTGTGGTTTTGCAACCAGCGGCAGAAACAGAAGCGGATGAAATATTCCGCCGCGCACTGA